Proteins co-encoded in one Arthrobacter alpinus genomic window:
- a CDS encoding TspO/MBR family protein, with product MDQTPAKNDTLRQIVVAASALAAIIGSFIGSGAAGGTQIQNASNGALSADSTLIAPGGPAFSIWSVIYLGLVTYAVWQFLPKQKTEHRHRLLGYPVAASLLLNAAWILSVQFDLLPLSVPIIAVLLAVLAYIFVLILRHRPTNTVDAIITDGTMGLYLGWVCVATAANISAVLVAAGFNGFGLNPNAWAVFVLAVAAAVGVALAIYGKGRLAPAASLGWGLAWVAVARFSGELLSTPAAIAALVGAIVVVAFTLIIRLRTVTTSAR from the coding sequence ATGGACCAGACACCAGCAAAGAACGACACCCTGCGCCAGATAGTTGTTGCCGCAAGCGCCCTGGCAGCTATCATCGGCTCATTCATTGGCTCTGGCGCGGCCGGGGGCACCCAAATTCAGAACGCCTCCAACGGGGCGCTTTCAGCGGATTCAACGCTCATTGCACCGGGCGGTCCGGCATTCTCCATTTGGAGCGTTATCTACTTGGGACTGGTGACCTACGCTGTGTGGCAGTTTTTGCCCAAACAGAAAACCGAGCACAGGCACCGCTTGTTGGGCTACCCCGTGGCAGCATCACTACTATTGAACGCCGCATGGATCCTCAGCGTTCAATTCGATCTGCTGCCGTTGAGCGTGCCGATCATTGCCGTCTTGCTAGCCGTACTTGCCTACATTTTTGTGCTGATCCTTCGCCACCGGCCAACCAACACCGTGGACGCCATCATCACAGATGGCACCATGGGCTTGTACTTGGGCTGGGTCTGTGTGGCAACAGCAGCAAACATTTCCGCCGTCTTAGTGGCCGCTGGCTTCAACGGCTTCGGTCTGAATCCCAACGCCTGGGCAGTCTTTGTTCTGGCAGTCGCTGCTGCCGTTGGAGTTGCTCTGGCGATTTATGGCAAGGGCCGTCTGGCTCCGGCCGCATCATTGGGCTGGGGCCTAGCCTGGGTAGCCGTGGCTCGTTTCAGCGGTGAGCTGCTGTCAACGCCTGCGGCTATAGCAGCTTTGGTGGGGGCCATCGTGGTAGTTGCATTCACCTTGATCATCCGTTTGCGCACGGTGACCACCAGCGCACGGTGA
- a CDS encoding SulP family inorganic anion transporter → MAVTTATATPTPEQLQSVWGTLKSPRRLKTEVLGGLVVGLALIPEAIAFSVIAGVDPRVGLFAAFTMAVTIAFTGGRPAMVSAATGAVALVIAPLVRSHGVDYLIACVILAGVIQIVLALAGVAKLMRFVPRSVMVGFVNALAILVFIAQLPELIGVPWLVYPLVAAALLIMFVLPRFTQVVPAPLVAIVVLTAVTVLTSMVVPTVGDKGDLPNSLPTALIPNVPFTFETLQVIFPFALAMAFVGLLESLMTAKLVDDITDTRSSKTREAWGQGVANIVTGFFGGMGGCAMIGQTMINVKASGARTRISTFCAGVFLLLLVVVLGDIVQLIPMAALVAVMIFVCWATFDWHSIRPRTLKALPKSETLVMVATVIATVATNNLAIGVGTGTVLAMVLFARRVAHFVTVERVVLQDGECEESVTYVVNGELFFASSNDLYTQFEYAVDPEHVVIDLRASHLWDASTIATLDAITDKYRRHGKDVEIVGLNDASVAMHQRLAGKLGGN, encoded by the coding sequence ATGGCCGTCACAACAGCAACGGCCACCCCAACACCGGAGCAACTACAATCCGTGTGGGGCACTCTGAAGTCTCCGCGCAGGTTGAAGACGGAAGTCCTGGGTGGCCTGGTGGTGGGGCTGGCGTTGATTCCCGAAGCGATCGCCTTCTCCGTCATTGCTGGCGTGGACCCGCGGGTTGGACTGTTCGCGGCCTTCACCATGGCGGTGACCATTGCCTTCACGGGTGGTCGGCCAGCCATGGTTTCGGCTGCAACGGGGGCGGTGGCGTTGGTGATCGCTCCGTTGGTGCGGAGCCACGGCGTGGACTATCTGATTGCCTGTGTGATCCTGGCCGGGGTCATCCAGATCGTCTTGGCGCTGGCTGGTGTGGCGAAGCTGATGCGGTTCGTCCCGCGATCGGTCATGGTGGGCTTCGTCAACGCACTGGCTATTCTGGTCTTCATCGCGCAGCTGCCGGAACTCATCGGCGTTCCGTGGCTGGTCTATCCACTGGTGGCCGCGGCCCTCTTGATCATGTTTGTGCTGCCGCGATTCACCCAAGTGGTGCCGGCGCCGTTGGTGGCGATCGTGGTGCTGACAGCGGTGACAGTGCTGACCTCAATGGTGGTGCCGACCGTCGGTGACAAGGGGGATCTGCCCAATTCGCTTCCCACAGCGCTCATCCCCAATGTTCCGTTCACGTTCGAAACATTGCAGGTGATCTTTCCGTTCGCGCTGGCCATGGCGTTCGTGGGCCTGCTGGAATCGCTCATGACAGCCAAATTGGTGGATGACATCACTGACACCCGCTCCAGTAAGACCCGTGAAGCCTGGGGTCAGGGCGTGGCCAACATTGTGACCGGTTTCTTCGGCGGCATGGGCGGGTGTGCCATGATCGGCCAGACCATGATTAACGTGAAAGCCTCAGGCGCCCGCACACGGATTTCTACCTTCTGCGCCGGTGTTTTCTTGCTGCTCTTGGTCGTGGTGCTGGGCGATATTGTCCAGCTGATCCCGATGGCCGCGCTGGTGGCCGTCATGATCTTCGTTTGTTGGGCAACGTTCGATTGGCACAGCATCCGCCCGCGCACTCTCAAAGCACTGCCCAAGAGCGAAACGCTGGTCATGGTGGCCACCGTTATCGCCACGGTTGCCACTAACAATCTGGCCATCGGCGTTGGTACCGGAACGGTGCTGGCCATGGTCCTGTTTGCCCGGCGCGTGGCGCACTTTGTCACCGTGGAGCGAGTGGTGCTCCAAGACGGTGAGTGCGAGGAGAGCGTCACCTATGTGGTCAACGGTGAGTTGTTCTTCGCCTCCTCAAACGATCTGTACACGCAATTCGAGTACGCCGTTGATCCGGAGCACGTGGTCATTGACCTGCGCGCATCCCATCTCTGGGATGCCTCCACCATCGCCACCTTGGACGCCATCACCGATAAATACCGCCGCCACGGCAAGGACGTGGAGATAGTGGGCCTGAACGACGCCAGTGTTGCGATGCACCAGCGCCTCGCCGGGAAACTGGGCGGGAACTAA
- a CDS encoding PH domain-containing protein: MESASDAPRTVSVYSTPTRVLAAVGLAICAALAVNLIMAGTPGSIWHFLPWLLFVAWGMYVLLWRPCLLVRPDGLRVRNILREHTIPFSELISLRVIHTVTLETTSGRISSWGAPGAGKMGPRFARTGPANLPSLPHTQTVIQNQWDLWERSHSLMMHDAETSSQPSPVSQPGHPSKVTSRWNVPVVVVGVLLVTLGVISTLS; encoded by the coding sequence ATGGAATCAGCCTCCGACGCCCCGCGTACCGTGTCCGTCTATTCGACCCCCACCCGCGTGCTCGCCGCCGTGGGGCTAGCCATCTGTGCAGCCCTCGCCGTGAACCTGATTATGGCCGGCACTCCCGGCTCCATCTGGCATTTTTTGCCGTGGCTCTTGTTTGTCGCGTGGGGCATGTACGTTCTCCTCTGGCGCCCCTGCCTGTTGGTGCGCCCTGACGGTCTGAGGGTGCGCAACATCCTGCGCGAGCACACCATCCCGTTCAGCGAACTGATTTCCCTGCGCGTGATCCACACCGTCACCCTGGAGACCACCTCCGGGCGCATCTCCAGCTGGGGCGCACCGGGCGCCGGCAAGATGGGCCCACGCTTCGCCAGAACTGGCCCTGCCAATCTGCCCTCACTCCCCCACACCCAAACTGTCATCCAAAATCAGTGGGATCTTTGGGAGCGCAGCCACAGCCTGATGATGCACGACGCCGAGACCTCCTCCCAGCCTTCCCCTGTCTCCCAGCCCGGTCACCCCAGTAAGGTAACGAGCCGCTGGAACGTACCGGTCGTCGTCGTGGGTGTCCTTCTGGTGACTCTGGGTGTCATCAGCACCCTGAGCTAG
- a CDS encoding ABC transporter family substrate-binding protein has translation MKHINKMLGASVLALALTVTGCSAGGGGNTQNTVDSSKGAADSAKLPTISWEVADYASVKAGGTLTLAVDQLPDNWNALQADGANEAGTSVLDPTSGGPVRITADGSWEVNPDYATEVKLISDDPEVVEIKLNPKAVWEDGTPMSYKDFDATVKANNGSNAAFQNAADNVFKDIESVTREDSDQNFKITFKNKNADWMSILGNKGSVLPASVASTPEAFNTGYATKPMPSNGPYVVSKIDTTAQVVTLVPNPKWWGQKPKLDKIIMKVVARDSLAQAYANKEIDAIIVGTSKDNYDTAKKREDGVMQQSGGVTWSHITLNASKGPLADVKVRQAVAHAIDRDTIAASRLSPIGAPITNQNNYIFMPGQKGYEDNGTAAIGYDVAKSEALFKDAGYAKGSDGTLAKGGTALTLTYTLPANNPVSEQIFKQVQANLKVVGVTLKNNSVPSDKYFSDYVTPKNFELTGFSWVGTPYPISSTESIFYPVASEQNFTGITEEKLGDLWAKANAELDPEKRIALANEIDKAIFAYVPVIPLTPVPKTYGVKKGLVNYGAAQFQDFDWTTVGFKS, from the coding sequence ATGAAACACATCAACAAAATGTTGGGGGCGAGCGTTCTGGCGCTTGCTCTCACCGTCACTGGCTGTAGCGCTGGCGGCGGCGGAAATACACAGAACACTGTTGACAGCAGCAAGGGTGCGGCAGATTCTGCAAAACTTCCCACCATTTCGTGGGAAGTTGCAGACTACGCTTCAGTCAAAGCCGGTGGAACTCTGACCTTGGCTGTGGATCAGCTGCCGGACAACTGGAACGCCCTGCAGGCAGACGGTGCAAATGAGGCAGGTACCTCCGTGCTTGACCCCACAAGCGGAGGTCCCGTTCGGATCACTGCTGACGGCTCTTGGGAGGTCAACCCTGATTACGCCACGGAGGTCAAGCTCATCAGTGATGACCCCGAGGTTGTCGAAATCAAGCTGAACCCCAAGGCCGTCTGGGAAGATGGCACCCCCATGAGCTACAAGGACTTTGATGCAACCGTCAAGGCCAACAATGGCTCCAACGCTGCGTTCCAGAATGCTGCAGATAACGTCTTCAAGGACATTGAATCTGTAACCCGCGAGGATTCGGATCAGAACTTCAAGATCACCTTCAAGAACAAGAATGCAGACTGGATGTCCATCTTGGGCAACAAGGGATCGGTTCTGCCGGCATCCGTTGCTTCCACGCCCGAGGCTTTTAATACCGGTTATGCAACAAAGCCCATGCCTTCCAATGGTCCGTACGTTGTGTCCAAGATTGACACCACTGCCCAAGTTGTAACGCTGGTACCGAACCCCAAGTGGTGGGGTCAGAAGCCCAAGCTGGACAAGATCATCATGAAGGTTGTGGCCCGTGACTCGCTAGCTCAGGCTTACGCCAACAAGGAAATCGACGCGATCATCGTTGGCACCAGCAAGGACAACTATGACACCGCCAAGAAGCGTGAAGACGGTGTAATGCAGCAGTCCGGCGGTGTGACGTGGAGCCACATTACGTTGAATGCTTCCAAGGGCCCGTTGGCCGATGTGAAGGTTCGCCAGGCCGTTGCGCATGCCATTGACCGTGACACCATCGCAGCTAGCCGATTGAGCCCCATTGGTGCTCCCATAACGAATCAGAACAACTACATCTTCATGCCCGGTCAGAAGGGTTATGAGGACAATGGAACGGCCGCCATTGGTTATGACGTTGCAAAGTCGGAGGCCTTGTTCAAAGACGCTGGATATGCCAAAGGCAGCGACGGAACTCTGGCCAAGGGCGGCACAGCGCTGACCCTTACTTACACGCTTCCGGCCAACAACCCCGTGTCAGAGCAGATCTTCAAGCAGGTCCAGGCCAATCTGAAGGTTGTTGGAGTGACTCTGAAGAACAATTCGGTTCCGTCCGATAAGTACTTCTCTGACTACGTCACACCGAAGAATTTCGAATTGACTGGTTTCTCATGGGTTGGCACGCCTTACCCGATCTCTTCAACCGAATCGATCTTCTACCCGGTTGCTTCCGAGCAGAACTTCACCGGAATCACCGAGGAAAAGCTGGGGGATCTGTGGGCCAAGGCCAATGCTGAGCTCGATCCTGAAAAGCGCATTGCGCTGGCCAACGAGATCGACAAGGCCATCTTTGCCTACGTCCCCGTCATCCCGTTGACTCCGGTCCCGAAGACCTATGGCGTCAAGAAGGGCCTGGTCAACTACGGAGCCGCGCAGTTCCAGGACTTTGACTGGACCACGGTGGGCTTCAAGTCCTAA
- a CDS encoding ABC transporter ATP-binding protein, protein MTDILTSATTTPLKPSNHLLEVRDLHVTFPQPGGAVTAVRGVNYHVDKGEFLGIVGESGSGKSVSSLAVMGLLPSSAKISGDILFEGKSLLGRSDKELSKLRGQGISIIFQDPLSALTPVYTIGTQIAEALQLHDSKLSKLAANTRAVELLKIVGIPNPERRAQAFPHEFSGGMRQRAMIAIAIANNPRLIIADEPTTALDVTIQAQILEVLQKAKDLTGAAVVLITHDLGVVAGNADRLAVMYAGRIVETGTVDQVFRAPSMPYTIGLLRSMPNLATAGHTRLVPLEGRPPQLSNLAPGCPFAPRCPAVIDACRTTEPPLTMIDNEPLNASACLRVAEIASGELSRSTLYPVPEPVAAAQRAEVPPENVMVVSELQRHFPLSKGSIFKHTIGTVRAVDGVSFQIQAGKTLGLVGESGCGKSTTIMEILELAKPQAGQVVINGRDVASLSAKERRALRKDIQVVFQDPMASLDPRLPVQDIVGEPLSVHGISAKERLKKVADVLEVVGLDPSMASRYPHEFSGGQRQRIGIARALVTDPKIVVLDEPVSALDVSIQAGVINLLQDLQEKLGLSYLFVAHDLAVVRQIADDVAVMYLGRIVESGPTENIFDNPQHPYTRALLSAVPVPDPAIERSRTRIILDGDLPSPTEDITGCNFRTRCPLYRLMDEAGQQKCRTIDPQNRSVNGSDVACHHAEHIDLMTPA, encoded by the coding sequence GTGACTGACATTCTTACTTCTGCAACAACCACACCGCTCAAGCCCTCCAACCATCTCTTGGAAGTGCGCGATCTCCATGTCACCTTCCCTCAACCTGGCGGGGCAGTCACCGCCGTTCGCGGCGTCAACTACCACGTGGACAAGGGTGAGTTCCTTGGCATTGTGGGGGAGAGCGGATCCGGTAAATCTGTTTCCTCGCTAGCAGTGATGGGTCTGCTGCCCTCATCGGCCAAGATTTCCGGAGACATCCTCTTCGAAGGAAAATCCCTGCTGGGCCGCAGTGATAAAGAGCTGTCCAAGCTGCGCGGGCAGGGAATCTCTATCATCTTCCAGGACCCGCTGTCCGCACTGACACCGGTGTACACCATCGGCACACAGATCGCTGAAGCACTCCAACTCCATGACAGCAAACTCTCCAAGCTTGCCGCCAACACCCGCGCCGTGGAACTGCTCAAAATTGTGGGCATACCCAACCCCGAGCGCCGCGCGCAGGCCTTCCCACATGAGTTCTCCGGCGGCATGCGTCAGCGCGCCATGATTGCCATTGCCATCGCTAACAACCCTCGCCTGATCATCGCCGATGAACCCACCACGGCGTTGGACGTCACCATTCAAGCGCAGATCCTTGAGGTGCTCCAAAAGGCGAAAGATCTGACCGGCGCTGCAGTGGTGCTGATTACCCATGATCTTGGTGTGGTGGCAGGCAACGCAGACAGGCTCGCCGTCATGTATGCCGGCAGAATTGTGGAAACCGGCACGGTGGATCAAGTGTTCCGGGCTCCGTCTATGCCATACACCATTGGGCTGTTGCGTTCCATGCCGAACCTTGCCACGGCCGGCCATACCCGCCTGGTCCCGTTGGAAGGGCGCCCGCCACAATTGAGCAACCTGGCGCCAGGCTGTCCTTTTGCTCCCCGGTGCCCTGCTGTCATTGATGCGTGCCGCACTACGGAGCCACCGCTGACCATGATCGACAATGAACCGTTGAATGCCTCCGCCTGCCTGCGGGTAGCCGAGATTGCCAGTGGCGAACTGAGCAGGAGCACCTTGTATCCTGTGCCGGAGCCCGTGGCCGCCGCCCAACGCGCCGAGGTTCCTCCGGAAAACGTCATGGTCGTTTCCGAACTCCAAAGGCACTTCCCACTATCCAAGGGCTCAATCTTCAAACACACCATTGGTACCGTGCGTGCTGTGGACGGAGTGAGCTTCCAGATCCAGGCCGGCAAGACGCTGGGCCTGGTGGGTGAATCGGGGTGTGGCAAATCCACCACCATCATGGAGATTTTGGAATTGGCCAAACCCCAAGCTGGCCAGGTGGTGATTAATGGCCGTGATGTGGCGAGCCTTTCGGCTAAAGAACGCCGGGCGCTGCGTAAAGACATTCAAGTGGTTTTCCAGGACCCCATGGCGTCCTTGGATCCGCGGCTTCCGGTCCAAGACATTGTGGGTGAGCCACTTTCTGTTCATGGAATTTCTGCCAAGGAGCGCCTGAAAAAGGTGGCCGATGTTCTTGAGGTCGTGGGCCTTGATCCGTCCATGGCATCGCGCTATCCTCATGAGTTCTCCGGAGGTCAGCGTCAGCGTATCGGCATTGCCCGTGCGCTGGTGACGGATCCCAAGATCGTGGTGCTGGATGAGCCGGTGTCTGCGCTGGATGTTTCCATTCAAGCCGGCGTCATCAACCTGCTCCAAGATCTTCAGGAAAAGCTGGGGCTGTCCTATTTGTTTGTGGCCCATGACTTGGCCGTGGTGCGGCAAATTGCCGACGACGTGGCCGTCATGTATCTGGGGCGGATTGTGGAAAGCGGTCCCACAGAGAACATTTTTGATAACCCTCAACATCCCTACACGCGGGCGCTCCTATCCGCCGTGCCCGTCCCTGACCCAGCCATAGAGCGTAGCCGCACCAGAATCATTCTGGATGGTGATCTACCCAGCCCCACCGAGGACATCACTGGCTGCAACTTCCGCACCCGCTGCCCCCTGTACCGGCTCATGGACGAGGCCGGACAACAGAAATGCCGCACCATCGATCCTCAAAATCGCTCAGTCAATGGCAGCGACGTAGCCTGCCATCACGCCGAACACATAGACCTCATGACTCCTGCTTAA
- a CDS encoding ABC transporter permease has product MSMLEEVSVPDVTAANPDVVRSKKPVSRFKLVISRLRSTPRFWVGIVGLGVIILWAIFGLAPNAWNYTDLDVYNMGSSPSALHWFGTSDIGEDIYAQTIVGLRKSLIIGLLVGPLAAIIAGIVGAVAGYLGGWWDRVLVWLIDLLLVLPSLFLFILIGSAFKGLSWVALIFLLAGFGWMIMARVIRAQTKSLRERDFIKAARFMGVDTWTIIRRHVLPNVSSLLIIDATLGIGGAILSETTLSFFGFGIQAPDVSLGTLLSAGQGAAVTRPWLFVFPAAILVFTVLSASLVGDALRDAVDPTSGVNRD; this is encoded by the coding sequence ATGTCCATGCTTGAAGAAGTTTCCGTTCCTGATGTAACCGCTGCTAATCCTGACGTTGTTAGATCCAAGAAGCCGGTATCCCGTTTCAAATTAGTCATCTCCAGGCTGCGGAGCACACCGCGGTTCTGGGTAGGCATTGTGGGCCTTGGCGTCATCATCCTGTGGGCCATTTTTGGCTTAGCTCCCAATGCCTGGAATTACACGGACCTTGATGTCTACAACATGGGTTCCAGCCCATCGGCCCTCCACTGGTTTGGTACCAGCGATATTGGTGAGGACATCTACGCACAAACCATTGTTGGCCTGCGCAAGTCACTCATCATTGGTCTTTTGGTGGGCCCGTTGGCCGCCATCATTGCCGGGATCGTGGGCGCAGTGGCAGGATACCTGGGCGGTTGGTGGGACCGGGTACTTGTCTGGCTCATCGATCTGCTGCTGGTTCTGCCGAGCCTGTTCCTGTTCATCCTGATTGGTAGTGCATTCAAGGGCTTGTCATGGGTTGCCTTGATATTCCTTCTAGCTGGCTTCGGCTGGATGATCATGGCCCGCGTGATCCGCGCACAAACCAAATCCTTGCGCGAACGCGATTTCATCAAGGCAGCCCGGTTTATGGGTGTAGATACGTGGACCATCATTCGCCGCCACGTCTTGCCGAACGTATCCTCATTGCTCATCATCGATGCGACGCTGGGTATTGGCGGTGCCATCTTGAGCGAAACCACCCTGAGCTTCTTCGGCTTTGGTATCCAAGCCCCAGATGTCTCCTTGGGGACGCTGCTCTCCGCAGGCCAAGGCGCGGCCGTAACCCGACCCTGGCTCTTCGTCTTCCCCGCGGCCATCCTCGTATTTACGGTGCTCTCGGCCAGCCTTGTTGGCGATGCCTTGCGCGACGCCGTGGACCCTACCTCCGGAGTCAACCGTGACTGA